In the Agrococcus beijingensis genome, AAGCCCCCGCGAATGCGGGGGCTTCGTCGCGTCCGGCACCCCCGCGCTCGCGCGGCCCAGTCGCCTGACTGGCGCCGTGCGTGCCTGACTGGCGCCTCGCGTGCCTGAGTGGCGCCTCGCGCACTTGAGTGGCGCCTCGCGTGCCTGAGTGGCGGCTTGCGCACTTGAGTGGCGCCATGCGTGCCTGAGTGGCGCCGTGCGTGCCTGAGTGGCGCCTCGCGCACTTGAGTGGCGCCGTGCGTGCCTGAGTGGCGGCTTGCGACGCCTGCGCTCGTCCGATGATCCGACTTGCTGGCATCCGTTCGTGTCCGTGCTCTGCTCGCCGTCGGCGTCAGCTGAACTGAGGAGACGGAGGCGAAGGGCTGCCACTTGCTCGCCGGAGCCGCCAGTCAGGCGCCGGAGCCGCCAGTCAGATGCGGGAGCCGCCAGTCAGATGCGGGAGGCGCCAGTCAGATGCGGGAGGCGCCAGTCAGATGCCGGAGCCGCCACTCGGCCGGGGGAGCGAGCGCTCCGTTGCAGGAGGCGGCGGCAGCGCAAAGCCCCCGCCGTGGCGGGGGCTTCGCTGCGCACGCCGCAGCTGCGCGGCGCGGGTCAGGCCGCGGCGGGCGTCAGCGTGATCGTGTTCGCCCAGGGGTCCTCGAAGCGGAGGCCGCGTCCGTCGTCGGCGACCGTGACGCCCGCGGACGCGAGGCGCTCGCGTGCCGCACCGAGCGCATCCGCATCGGGCACCTGGATCTCGACCCGACCGAGGCCGAGGGTGTCGGCGCGGCGGCCGGCGCCGCGCGAGTTCCAGACGTTCATGGCCATGTGGTGGTGGTAGCCGCCGGCGCTGACGAACAGCGCCGCGCTGCCGAGCTGGGTGGTCTGCTCGAAGCCGAGCGCGTCGACGTAGAACGACTTCGCGGTGGCGACGTCGCCGACCTGCAGGTGCACGTGGCCGATCTTCGCGTCGACGGGAGCCGTGGAGGAGATGCCGAACGAGCCGCGGTCGAGGTGCTCGTTGACGAAGCGGTTCGGGTCGATGAACTCGGTGGTCATGTAGACCTGGCCGTCCTGCCACACCCACTGGTCGCGGGGCCGGTCGACGTAGAGCTCGACGCCGTTGCCGTCGGGGTCGGCGAAGTAGAAGGCCTCGGAGACGTGGTGGTCGCCGGTGCCGGCGAACTGGATGTTGGGGATCTGCGTCATGCGCACGACGGCGGCGGCGAGCGCCGCATAGGTCGGGTAGAGCACCGCGGTGTGGAAGAGCCCGGCGTCGGCGGGGTTCGGGCCGCGCAGGTCGGGGGCCTCCTCGAGCACCAGGATCGTGCGGCCGCCCACGCCCAGCTCGACGACACCGGGTCGCTCGGCGACGTGCTCGAGGCCGACGCCGGCGGTGTACCAGTGCACGAGCCGCGCGAGCTTCGCGGTCTTGAGCATGACGGGGCCCATGCCGGTCTCGGCGGGCAGCAGATCGATCGTGGTGTTCATCAGTTCCTCCAGGGAATGGAACGCGCCCGCGAGGCTGGCATTCCGGGATCAGTGGCCGAGATCGCGCTCGAGCACCGGCGCCATGCGGAAGGGGATGAGCTCGCCCATCGACAGCCACGTCTCGGTGCGCTCCACGCCGTCGCAGGCGAGCACGAGCTTGTTGACGCGGTAGAGGTCCTCGGCATCGCGGCACACGGCGCGCACGAGCACGTCGGCCTGGCCCGAGAGGCCGAAGGCCTGCACCACCTCGGGGATCTGCCGCAGCTGCTCGACCACCTGGTCGATGCGCGGCTGGTCGACGTGCGTCGCCATGAACACGGTGAGGGGGTACCCGAGCGCTGCGGCGTGGAACCTGCGGTCGAAGCCCTGCAGCGCATCCGACGCCTCGAGCGCCGCGACGCGGGTCTGCACCGTGTTGCGGGCGAGCCCCAGCTGCTCGGCGATCGCGGCGTTCGTGATCCGCGGATGCCGTGTGAGCTCGAGCAGGATCCTCCGGTCGGTGTCATCCACGATGCGCATGGTGCGCAATCTAGCGCAGGGTGCGCCCACAGGGAATGGGCGTGCCGCGCAGGGCGCGTGTCGCTGATTGCGCGTTCTGCGTTCCGGCGATAGCGTCGACCCACGATCTGCGCGCACACCCGCGCGCTGATCCGACCGGCGCCCACGAAGCGCTTCGAACAAGGAGGTTCGATCGTGTCGATCACTGTCCCCGCCCCGCGACCCGAGCTCGCGGTGGGCCTCGACTGCCCCCTTCGCGTACTCGACCTCGATGGCTCCCGCCTGCCCGAGCCGCTGCTCGACGGGCACCTCGGCGACATCGACGAGCACGCCCTCACGAACCTCTACGTCGACATGGTGCGCGTGCGCCGGCTCGACGTCGAGGCCTTCGCCCTCACCCGCCAGGGCCACCTGGTGCTGTGGCCGCCGCTGCTGGGCCAGGAGGCCGCGCAGGTCGGTCCCGCCCGCGCGCTCGGCGACGACGACTGGGTGTTCGGCTCCTACCGCGAGCACGGCTTCGCGCTGCTGCGGGGCGCCGACATGGGCGAGTTCGCCCGCATCTGGAAGGCCTACGCCCACAGCGGCTGGGACCCCCAGGAGATCAAGATGGCGCCGTCGCAGATCATCATCGGCGCGCAGACGCTGCACGGCGTCGGCTACGCGATGGCGGCGAAGATGGATGGCGCGGCCGAGGTC is a window encoding:
- a CDS encoding VOC family protein: MNTTIDLLPAETGMGPVMLKTAKLARLVHWYTAGVGLEHVAERPGVVELGVGGRTILVLEEAPDLRGPNPADAGLFHTAVLYPTYAALAAAVVRMTQIPNIQFAGTGDHHVSEAFYFADPDGNGVELYVDRPRDQWVWQDGQVYMTTEFIDPNRFVNEHLDRGSFGISSTAPVDAKIGHVHLQVGDVATAKSFYVDALGFEQTTQLGSAALFVSAGGYHHHMAMNVWNSRGAGRRADTLGLGRVEIQVPDADALGAARERLASAGVTVADDGRGLRFEDPWANTITLTPAAA
- a CDS encoding Lrp/AsnC family transcriptional regulator, with amino-acid sequence MRIVDDTDRRILLELTRHPRITNAAIAEQLGLARNTVQTRVAALEASDALQGFDRRFHAAALGYPLTVFMATHVDQPRIDQVVEQLRQIPEVVQAFGLSGQADVLVRAVCRDAEDLYRVNKLVLACDGVERTETWLSMGELIPFRMAPVLERDLGH